A section of the Phaseolus vulgaris cultivar G19833 chromosome 8, P. vulgaris v2.0, whole genome shotgun sequence genome encodes:
- the LOC137823838 gene encoding serine/threonine-protein kinase PBS1-like isoform X2 has protein sequence MLSLLHHPNLVNLIGYCADGEQRLLVYEFMALGSLEDHLHDLPPDKEPLDWNTRMKIAAGAAKGLEYLHDKANPPVIYRDFKSSNILLDEGYQPKLSDFGLAKLGPVGDKSHVSTRVMGTYGYCAPEYAMTGQLTVKSDVYSFGVVFLELITGRKAIDSTQPHGEQNLVTWARPLFNDRRKFSKLADPRLEGRFPMRGLYQALAVASMCIQESAATRPLIGDVVTALSYLANQGYDPNNAGHGYRGSGDDKRNRDDKGGRILKNDEAGGSGRRWDLEGSEKDDSPRETARMLNRDLDRERAVAEAKLWGENLRQKRQQSLQEGTYGSK, from the exons ATGCTCAGTCTTCTGCATCACCCTAACCTTGTGAATCTCATTGGATACTGTGCGGATGGGGAACAACGCCTCCTTGTTTATGAATTTATGGCTTTGGGATCATTGGAAGATCACCTTCATG ATCTTCCCCCTGATAAGGAACCACTAGATTGGAACACTAGAATGAAAATAGCTGCCGGTGCAGCAAAAGGATTGGAATACTTGCATGACAAGGCAAATCCTCCTGTCATTTATAGAGACTTCAAGTCGTCTAACATATTACTTGATGAAGGATACCAACCTAAGCTTTCTGACTTTGGTCTTGCAAAGCTTGGTCCTGTTGGTGACAAATCACACGTTTCTACCCGAGTCATGGGAACTTATGGTTACTGTGCTCCCGAGTATGCTATGACTGGACAGCTGACAGTGAAGTCTGATGTATACAGCTTTGGGGTTGTCTTCTTAGAGCTTATTACTGGCCGCAAAGCAATTGACAGCACCCAGCCCCATGGAGAACAGAATCTTGTCACATGG GCACGTCCACTTTTTAACGACCGCAGGAAGTTTTCAAAGTTGGCTGATCCTAGGCTTGAGGGACGGTTTCCCATGCGGGGTCTTTACCAGGCTCTAGCTGTGGCATCAATGTGCATTCAAGAATCTGCTGCCACACGCCCTCTGATTGGAGATGTGGTGACAGCCCTCTCTTATCTGGCAAACCAGGGATACGACCCCAACAATGCTGGGCATGGTTATAGGGGGTCTGGCGATGATAAAAGGAACAGAGATGATAAAGGTGGAAGAATACTGAAAAATGATGAAGCTGGGGGATCTGGACGCAGATGGGACTTGGAAGGATCCGAGAAAGATGACTCCCCTCGAGAAACTGCAAGAATGTTAAACAGAGATCTAGATAGAGAACGTGCTGTGGCTGAAGCCAAGCTATGGGGAGAGAACTTGAGACAAAAAAGACAACAAAGTTTGCAGGAGGGCACTTATGGTTCTAAGTAA
- the LOC137823838 gene encoding serine/threonine-protein kinase PBS1-like isoform X1 — translation MGCFSCFAPTSTSKEDHNHRHHHHHHRQPNPNPNLNPNPSLPSQISKLPSGADKLRSRSNGGSKRELAPPNTKEGHGAAGQIAAQTFTFRELATATKNFRPDSFVGEGGFGRVYKGRLETTGQIVAVKQLDKNGLQGNREFLVEVLMLSLLHHPNLVNLIGYCADGEQRLLVYEFMALGSLEDHLHDLPPDKEPLDWNTRMKIAAGAAKGLEYLHDKANPPVIYRDFKSSNILLDEGYQPKLSDFGLAKLGPVGDKSHVSTRVMGTYGYCAPEYAMTGQLTVKSDVYSFGVVFLELITGRKAIDSTQPHGEQNLVTWARPLFNDRRKFSKLADPRLEGRFPMRGLYQALAVASMCIQESAATRPLIGDVVTALSYLANQGYDPNNAGHGYRGSGDDKRNRDDKGGRILKNDEAGGSGRRWDLEGSEKDDSPRETARMLNRDLDRERAVAEAKLWGENLRQKRQQSLQEGTYGSK, via the exons ATGGGTTGCTTCTCCTGTTTCGCTCCCACTTCCACTTCCAAGGAGGATCACAACCACcgtcaccaccaccaccaccaccgacAACCCAACCCCAATCCCAACCTCAATCCCAATCCATCTCTCCCTTCTCAGATTTCCAAATTGCCCTCTG GAGCAGACAAGCTACGGTCCAGAAGTAATGGAGGTTCCAAAAGGGAATTGGCTCCTCCCAACACCAAGGAAGGACATGGAGCCGCCGGCCAAATCGCTGCTCAAACTTTTACTTTCCGTGAACTTGCAACTGCAACCAAAAACTTTAGGCCGGACTCCTTTGTAGGGGAGGGTGGTTTTGGAAGGGTCTACAAGGGCAGGCTTGAAACCACTGGTCAG ATTGTTGCAGTCAAACAGTTAGACAAAAATGGTCTACAGGGTAATCGGGAATTCCTTGTAGAGGTTCTCATGCTCAGTCTTCTGCATCACCCTAACCTTGTGAATCTCATTGGATACTGTGCGGATGGGGAACAACGCCTCCTTGTTTATGAATTTATGGCTTTGGGATCATTGGAAGATCACCTTCATG ATCTTCCCCCTGATAAGGAACCACTAGATTGGAACACTAGAATGAAAATAGCTGCCGGTGCAGCAAAAGGATTGGAATACTTGCATGACAAGGCAAATCCTCCTGTCATTTATAGAGACTTCAAGTCGTCTAACATATTACTTGATGAAGGATACCAACCTAAGCTTTCTGACTTTGGTCTTGCAAAGCTTGGTCCTGTTGGTGACAAATCACACGTTTCTACCCGAGTCATGGGAACTTATGGTTACTGTGCTCCCGAGTATGCTATGACTGGACAGCTGACAGTGAAGTCTGATGTATACAGCTTTGGGGTTGTCTTCTTAGAGCTTATTACTGGCCGCAAAGCAATTGACAGCACCCAGCCCCATGGAGAACAGAATCTTGTCACATGG GCACGTCCACTTTTTAACGACCGCAGGAAGTTTTCAAAGTTGGCTGATCCTAGGCTTGAGGGACGGTTTCCCATGCGGGGTCTTTACCAGGCTCTAGCTGTGGCATCAATGTGCATTCAAGAATCTGCTGCCACACGCCCTCTGATTGGAGATGTGGTGACAGCCCTCTCTTATCTGGCAAACCAGGGATACGACCCCAACAATGCTGGGCATGGTTATAGGGGGTCTGGCGATGATAAAAGGAACAGAGATGATAAAGGTGGAAGAATACTGAAAAATGATGAAGCTGGGGGATCTGGACGCAGATGGGACTTGGAAGGATCCGAGAAAGATGACTCCCCTCGAGAAACTGCAAGAATGTTAAACAGAGATCTAGATAGAGAACGTGCTGTGGCTGAAGCCAAGCTATGGGGAGAGAACTTGAGACAAAAAAGACAACAAAGTTTGCAGGAGGGCACTTATGGTTCTAAGTAA